In Salvia miltiorrhiza cultivar Shanhuang (shh) chromosome 4, IMPLAD_Smil_shh, whole genome shotgun sequence, the DNA window cacattctctattctcaaaaaaaatttgATAAACGTATCGGTAACTGTGTTGAACTTATCCAGGTTTCAAATCCCAAAAATTCCatacgttcaataaaattattgatatgttcaaccgcattactgacatgttcaatgtttctcaTTTTATTGTATAAGCTCATTTTTTGtagaactcaaccctatatatatataggaacgCTCCAATAAGgccccctatttttagtgagatcttagacacgATCTCATGcgtttattttaaaagaaaacaaatagtTAAAACATTTAGCCAAAGTTATGAATAGAAGCTACGGGACATATGTAACAGAATATCATATACTAGAAATTTAGTAATAATATCCAATTCCGATATTATCCATATAGTTTTTAATGTCACATGCATGCCGTTTTCAAATCTACTCATGTCATCTAATTATATTTGAAAACAATGACTCAAATTCCAACAGCAAAATCAAAATCTGAAAAACAACTCAACCATGCCTCCTATAATTCTATAAATACATTCAATTACGCAGTGGCATTCGTTCATTCCTGTGTGTATAGAATAATGTCTTCAGCCATGAGAAAAGTGAACGCGATCACCCAAATCGTAAGGCTGAGGCAAGTCGTCAGGCGTTGGAATTCCAATAGCCTCATGAGGAGGGCCGGCTACACTCACTTCTCCGATTCCGACAAACCGCCGGCCCGCCGCACCCCGCCCGGTTCCGTGGCGGTCTATGTTGGGCCGGAGCGGAGTCGGTTCGTTGTTCCGACCCGGTTCTTGAACCTCCCGGTGTTGGTGTCGCTCCTCAACCAGGCCGAAGAGGAGTTCGGCTACCAAGCCGCCGGCGCCATCACGTTGCCCTGCGAAGCCGGTTTCTTCGCCTGCATCATTCACCTTCTTGAGAAGGATGAGAAAAGCTTCCATGGTTTAGAGCTCAACGAGTTCGTGGAGATGGTTTCCGCCACGCGCTTTCAGTCGTGTGATCA includes these proteins:
- the LOC131023594 gene encoding protein SMALL AUXIN UP-REGULATED RNA 51-like, yielding MSSAMRKVNAITQIVRLRQVVRRWNSNSLMRRAGYTHFSDSDKPPARRTPPGSVAVYVGPERSRFVVPTRFLNLPVLVSLLNQAEEEFGYQAAGAITLPCEAGFFACIIHLLEKDEKSFHGLELNEFVEMVSATRFQSCDQSCKGSYLSPPAFCAVTPLLHKARV